The Salvelinus alpinus chromosome 28, SLU_Salpinus.1, whole genome shotgun sequence genome includes a window with the following:
- the LOC139557344 gene encoding uncharacterized protein, with product MDNTSSSTREVESVFLNKHMLGYDSEDSISNIEIKEYEYVPGTESDSESSLEDFTALKDKCTTKARSAPKDGQLDKDVLGYDSEDSISSIEITEYEYVPEYEYVPGTESDSESGLEDFTALKDKCPIKTRLEPEDGQLDKDRLGYNSADSISSTEITRDECVSRTESDSDSSLEHCTVLKNKGHTKARSAPKDGPKKTYKRHRNIESDTSVQESTSSLEVMHVTKTKDGSRRYTKKHYCLFCEKPQSKIARHLEMIHKSEAEVAKALSFPKNSKDRKLQLTILRKRGDRAHNMQVIREGKGVIVPCKQTSSPNGNPKDFLHCANCQGLFKRKFLWKHMKRCPLSGVRLKPGKTRVQAICAHAQPVPDGISKGLWKLVNDMTQDEVVDVIKRDKCIIQFGEQHYNIMGHRRANHELIRQKMRELGRLVLKGKQVSPLMRLEEYIDPANFLHTISVVKAVCGFDSDKNTLKTPSLALKLGHNLQKVADIVSCEARVSGNKKKAQKVEDFKHIYKTCWREHISCHAHKTFEENKFNAPLILTFAEDVKKLHIHLQEKQKTCYSQLSKEPNRKTWAQLAKVTLSQMTVFNRKRLGDASLMTVASFVSRDKTALHDDYRNSLSDVERELCQHFSRIEIRGKRSRKVAVLLSPTMINSMELLAEKREHCGVLKENIYMFAIPGCPTSFSGSDCLRLFAKKCGAKCPESLSSTKLRKHITMMSTVLNLNDTDMDLLADFLGHDLQMDNKYYRLPEGTLQLAKITKVLMAMEQGRLNEFKGKGLDQIHISPVECVALDEESDTDLTEETPGRSCEPQERTQEAMAGRSGSKKRKWSEEEKGTVEETYIQFMDSGATPGNADSCMHQGSATSPQRAGLAGSEVLCQEQNYSTCEPDYQ from the exons ATGGACAATACATCTTCTTCAACCAGAGAAGTGGAGAGTGTATTT CTCAACAAACACATGCTTGGATATGATTCTGAAGATTCAATCAGCAACATAGAAATAAAAGAATATGAATATGTGCCAGGAACAGAAAGTGACAGTGAGAGCAGCTTAGAGGACTTTACTGCATTGAAGGACAAATGCACCACTAAAGCAAGATCTGCACCTAAAGATGGCCAACTTGACAAAGACGTGCTTGGATATGATTCTGAAGACTCAATCAGCAGCATAGAAATAACAGAATATGAATATGTGCCAGAATATGAATATGTGCCAGGAACAGAAAGTGACAGTGAGAGCGGCTTAGAGGACTTTACTGCATTGAAAGACAAATGCCCTATTAAAACAAGATTGGAACCTGAAGATGGCCAACTTGACAAAGACAGGCTTGGATATAATTCTGCTGACTCAATCAGCAGCACAGAAATAACACGAGATGAATGTGTGTCAAGAACAgaaagtgacagtgacagcagcTTGGAGCACTGCACTGTATTGAAGAACAAAGGCCACACCAAAGCAAGATCTGCTCCTAAAGATGGTCCAAAAAAGACTTATAAGAGACATAGAAATATAGAATCTGACACCTCTGTGCAAGAATCGACAAGTTCACTTGAAGTCATGCACGTTACAAAGACTAAAGATGGATCAAGAAGATACACCAAAAAACATTACTGTCTCTTTTGTGAGAAACCACAATCAAAAATTGCCCGGCATCTGGAAATGATTCATAAAAGTGAAGCTGAAGTCGCAAAGGCCCTTTCTTTCCCAAAGAACTCCAAGGACAGAAAGCTCCAACTGACTATACTGAGAAAACGAGGGGACAGAGCACACAACATGCAAGTCATAAGAGAAGGCAAAGGTGTTATAGTTCCTTGTAAACAAACCAGTTCCCCAAATGGAAATCCAAAAGACTTCTTGCACTGTGCAAACTGCCAAGGACTCTTTAAAAGAAAATTCCTATGGAAACACATGAAAAGGTGCCCACTGAGTGGTGTACGTCTGAAACCTGGTAAAACACGAGTGCAGGCTATTTGTGCCCATGCACAACCTGTGCCAGATGGGATAAGCAAGGGACTGTGGAAACTCGTCAATGATATGACACAAGatgaggtggtagatgtcatAAAGAGAGACAAATGTATCATCCAGTTCGGGGAGCAACATTACAACATCATGGGACACAGACGTGCCAATCATGAATTGATACGGCAGAAAATGCGCGAGCTGGGGAGACTGGTTTTGAAAGGGAAGCAGGTATCACCTCTCATGAGATTGGAGGAATACATTGATCCAGCCAACTTCCTCCACACAATCAGTGTTGTGAAAGCTGTTTGTGGCTTTGACAGTGATAAGAATACACTAAAAACACCTTCACTAGCCTTAAAACTTGGCCATAACCTTCAGAAGGTTGCAGACATAGTTAGTTGTGAGGCTAGGGTCTCCGGTAACAAGAAAAAGGCTCAGAAGGTAGAGGACTTCAAACATATCTATAAGACATGCTGGAGAGAGCACATTTCGTGTCATGCTCACAAAACATTTGAAGAAAATAAGTTCAATGCTCCACTGATCTTGACATTTGCTGAAGATGTCAAAAAACTGCATATCCACCTTCAAGAAAAACAGAAAACATGCTACAGCCAACTTTCCAAAGAACCTAACAGGAAGACGTGGGCACAGCTGGCTAAAGTCACTCTGTCACAAATGACGGTCTTTAACCGAAAAAGACTAGGGGATGCCTCCCTGATGACAGTGGCCTCATTCGTGTCTCGAGACAAAACTGCTTTACATGACGATTATAGGAACTCCCTCTCAGATGTTGAACGGGAGCTATGCCAACATTTTAGTCGCATAGAAATACGTGGAAAGCGATCAAGGAAAGTCGCAGTGCTTCTATCCCCTACAATGATCAACTCAATGGAGCTGCTTGCAGAGAAGCGTGAACATTGCGGCGTTCTGAAGGAGAACATCTATATGTTCGCCATTCCAGGCTGCCCAACATCATTCAGCGGATCAGACTGCCTGCGTCTCTTTGCCAAGAAGTGTGGGGCTAAATGTCCAGAATCCCTCTCGTCCACCAAGTTGCGTAAACACATCACCATGATGTCTACTGTACTCAACTTAAATGACACCGACATGGACCTGCTAGCCGATTTCCTGGGACATGATCTACAGATGGACAATAAATATTACAGGTTACCTGAGGGAACACTTCAGCTGGCAAAAATCACCAAAGTCCTCATGGCGATGGAGCAGGGAAGGCTAAACGAATTCAAGGGGAAAGGTCTTGACCAGATCCACATCAGTCCAGTGG AGTGTGTTGCGCTGGATGAAGAGAGTGATACAGACTTGACTGAAGAAACTCCTGGAAGGTCATGTGAGCCACAAG AGAGGACACAGGAGGCCATGGCAGGAAGATCAG GTTCTAAGAAGAGGAAGTGGagtgaggaggagaaagggacagTGGAAGAAACATATATTCAATTCATGGACTCTGGAGCTACTCCAGGGAATGCAGACTCTTGCATGCATCAAGGCAGTGCCACAAGTCCTCAGAGAGCAGGACTGGCGGGCAGTGAagtattatgtcaagaacagaaTTACAGCACATGTGAGCCGGACTACCAATAA
- the LOC139557343 gene encoding zinc finger and BTB domain-containing protein 17-like isoform X1: protein MDFPWHSGKVLEQLNHQRQLGLLCDCTFVVDGVDFKAHKAVLAACSAYFHTLFLDQKDVVHLDISNAAGLGQVLEFMYTAKLSLSSQNLEDVVAVATFLQMQEIVNACSAYQSLSVSTTFQSIQDLNDNKIEEGEQNIEKEPSETRSHDEEMLKTADDGGSKGIQEDPNETTPDDGQINSKTPDKPTPQTPGRGRPSKTSNYAAPRKAAAEREEMEVESPTKDVPECQDDHSDVDYTPKFPFKSAAGISYMSTRRRRTRRAPRRNHSQDNDSDEGNSASKTVNEEKKVEEGEMEEDEEDEEDEGEDGQGTESGEERKQLQSGAVTDRNESRSYGSVMHKCEDCGKKFTHTGNFKRHIRIHTGEKPFSCRDCHKAFSDPAACKAHEKTHSPLKPYCCSSCGKSYRQISLLNLHRKRHTGKARYSCKDCGKLFTTSGNLKRHILVHSGEKPYHCNYCDRAFSDPTAKMRHLETHDADKGHSCPHCDKRFNQTGNLKAHLKIHITDGPLKCKECGKQFTTSGNLKRHLRVHSGEKPYICMHCQRAFADPGALQRHERIHTGEKPCLCLICGKGFTQASSLIAHVRQHTGEKPYVCDRCGKRFVQSSQLANHIRHHDNIRPHKCHNCKKAFVNVGDLSKHIIIHTGEKPFLCDKCGRGFNRVDNLRSHVKTVHQGMAGMKRLVVAGGDSDDGGDGFHGGSASEMDENEINIVTVTAEDIVTLATEALAGSTVSQLTVVPVAASVSADETEALKAEIAKAVEKVQEADPNTQILYACDSCGDKFLDASSLAQHVRIHTAQALVMFQADSEFYHQYTAAATTVGEDVTTTWQPTSEQVIQGGELVFHTREAEAEGDEVTQEVVAQADPQPEGEDEAVTEGEGQGEEMECGICSDVALKNKNKMQSSQDLTGV, encoded by the exons GTCTGGGCCAAGTCCTTGAGTTCATGTACACGGCCAAGCTGAGTCTGAGTTCTCAGAATTTGGAAGATGTGGTGGCAGTGGCCACGTTCCTTCAGATGCAGGAGATAGTCAATGCCTGCTCTGCTTACCAGTCTCTGTCAGTCTCCACAACATTCCAGTCAATACAAGACTTAaatgaca ACAAGATTGAGGAAGGAGAGCAGAACATAGAGAAGGAGCCATCAGAGACAAGGTCACATGACGAGGAGATGCTAAAAACAGCAGATGACGGAGGGTCAAAGGGCATTCAGGAGGACCCGAACGAGACCACCCCAGACGATGGACAGATCAACAGTAAGACCCCCGACAAACCCACCCCACAGACCCCGGGAAGAGGAAGACCCTCCAAAACCTCCAACTACGCCGCACCAAGAAAAGccgcagcagagagagaggagatggaggtggagagccCTACTAAAGATGTGCCTGAGTGTCAAGATGACCACTCAGATGTGGACTACACTCCCA AGTTTCCATTCAAGTCTGCAGCCGGTATATCTTACATGAGTACCaggagaagaaggacaaggagAGCTCCTCGTCGCAACCACTCTCAGG ATAATGACTCCGATGAGGGGAACAGCGCATCAAAGACGGTAAATGAAGAAAAAAAGGTTGAAgagggtgagatggaggaggatgaagaagacgaggaggatgagggagaagatGGCCAGGGGAcggagagcggagaggagaggaagcagcTACAGTCGGGTGCCGTCACCGACCGCAACGAGTCACGGTCCTACGGCTCTGTGATGCACAAGTGTGAG GACTGTGGAAAGAAGTTCACCCACACGGGTAACTTCAAAAGACACATCcgcattcacacaggagagaaacctttcagCTGCCGTGACTGCCACAAGGCCTTCTCAGATCCGGCTGCCTGCAAGGCTCACGAGAAAACACACAG cccCCTGAAACCCTACTGCTGCTCCTCGTGTGGGAAGAGCTACCGGCAGATCAGCCTGCTCAACCTGCACCGGAAAAGGCACACAGGCAAGGCCCGATACAGCTGCAAGGACTGTGGCAAGCTCTTCACCACGTCTGGCAACCTGAAGCGCCACATTCTGGTGCACAGCGGCGAGAAGCCGTATCACTGCAACTATTGCGACCGGGCCTTCTCCGACCCCACCGCTAAGATGCGCCACCTGGAGACCCACGACGCAGACAAGGGCCACAGCTGTCCACACTGCGATAAGCGGTTCAACCAG ACTGGGAATCTAAAGGCTCACCTGAAGATCCACATCACAGACGGCCCTCTGAAGTGCAAAGAGTGTGGCAAACAGTTCACCACTTCCG GGAACTTGAAGAGACACCTGCGCGTGCACAGTGGGGAGAAGCCCTATATCTGTATGCACTGCCAGAGAGCTTTCGCTGACCCAGGGGCACTGCAGAGACACGAGCGCATACACACAG GGGAGAAGCCGTGTCTGTGCCTGATCTGTGGGAAGGGGTTCACCCAGGCCAGTTCACTCATTGCTCATGTACGCCAGCACACCGGAGAGAAGCCCTATGTCTGCGACCGCTGTGGCaaaag GTTTGTCCAGTCCAGTCAGCTGGCCAATCACATCCGTCACCATGATAACATCCGGCCACACAAGTGTCACAACTGCAAAAAGGCGTTTGTCAACGTCGGGGACCTCTCCAAGCATATCATCATTCACACAG GAGAGAAGCCCTTCCTGTGTGACAAGTGCGGTCGCGGGTTCAATCGTGTCGACAATCTACGCTCCCACGTAAAGACCGTCCACCAGGGTATGGCTGGGATGAAGCGCCTGGTGGTTGCCGGCGGTGACAGTGACGACGGGGGTGACGGGTTCCATGGCGGGTCGGCCTCGGAGATGGACGAAAATGAGATCAACATAGTCACCGTCACCGCTGAGGACATCGTCACCCTGGCGACGGAGGCCCTCGCTGGCAGCACTGTGTCCCAGCTGACAG TGGTGCCTGTGGCTGCATCAGTGTCAGCAGATGAGACGGAGGCTCTGAAAGCTGAGATCGCGAAGGCTGTGGAGAAGGTGCAGGAAGCAG acCCCAACACTCAGATCCTGTATGCATGCGACTCTTGCGGTGACAAGTTCCTGGACGCCAGCTCACTGGCCCAACATGTGCGAATCCACACGGCCCAGGCCCTGGTCATGTTCCAAGCTGACTCTGAATTCTACCATCAGTACACCGCAGCTGCCACCACCGTGGGGGAAGATGTTACCACAACCTGGCAACCCACTTCCGAGCAGGTCATCCAGGGAGGGGAGCTCGTCTTCCACACCCGAGAGGCTGAGGCGGAAGGGGATGAGGTGACTCAGGAGGTGGTGGCCCAAGCTGACCCCCAGCCAGAGGGGGAAGATGAGGCTGTGACAGAAGGAGAAGGACAAGGAGAAGAGATGGAGTGTGGAATATGCAGTGATGTGGCACTCAAGAATAAGAATAAAATGCAAAGCAGTCAAGATCTTACTGGGGTCTGA
- the LOC139557343 gene encoding zinc finger and BTB domain-containing protein 17-like isoform X2 produces MDFPWHSGKVLEQLNHQRQLGLLCDCTFVVDGVDFKAHKAVLAACSAYFHTLFLDQKDVVHLDISNAADKIEEGEQNIEKEPSETRSHDEEMLKTADDGGSKGIQEDPNETTPDDGQINSKTPDKPTPQTPGRGRPSKTSNYAAPRKAAAEREEMEVESPTKDVPECQDDHSDVDYTPKFPFKSAAGISYMSTRRRRTRRAPRRNHSQDNDSDEGNSASKTVNEEKKVEEGEMEEDEEDEEDEGEDGQGTESGEERKQLQSGAVTDRNESRSYGSVMHKCEDCGKKFTHTGNFKRHIRIHTGEKPFSCRDCHKAFSDPAACKAHEKTHSPLKPYCCSSCGKSYRQISLLNLHRKRHTGKARYSCKDCGKLFTTSGNLKRHILVHSGEKPYHCNYCDRAFSDPTAKMRHLETHDADKGHSCPHCDKRFNQTGNLKAHLKIHITDGPLKCKECGKQFTTSGNLKRHLRVHSGEKPYICMHCQRAFADPGALQRHERIHTGEKPCLCLICGKGFTQASSLIAHVRQHTGEKPYVCDRCGKRFVQSSQLANHIRHHDNIRPHKCHNCKKAFVNVGDLSKHIIIHTGEKPFLCDKCGRGFNRVDNLRSHVKTVHQGMAGMKRLVVAGGDSDDGGDGFHGGSASEMDENEINIVTVTAEDIVTLATEALAGSTVSQLTVVPVAASVSADETEALKAEIAKAVEKVQEADPNTQILYACDSCGDKFLDASSLAQHVRIHTAQALVMFQADSEFYHQYTAAATTVGEDVTTTWQPTSEQVIQGGELVFHTREAEAEGDEVTQEVVAQADPQPEGEDEAVTEGEGQGEEMECGICSDVALKNKNKMQSSQDLTGV; encoded by the exons ACAAGATTGAGGAAGGAGAGCAGAACATAGAGAAGGAGCCATCAGAGACAAGGTCACATGACGAGGAGATGCTAAAAACAGCAGATGACGGAGGGTCAAAGGGCATTCAGGAGGACCCGAACGAGACCACCCCAGACGATGGACAGATCAACAGTAAGACCCCCGACAAACCCACCCCACAGACCCCGGGAAGAGGAAGACCCTCCAAAACCTCCAACTACGCCGCACCAAGAAAAGccgcagcagagagagaggagatggaggtggagagccCTACTAAAGATGTGCCTGAGTGTCAAGATGACCACTCAGATGTGGACTACACTCCCA AGTTTCCATTCAAGTCTGCAGCCGGTATATCTTACATGAGTACCaggagaagaaggacaaggagAGCTCCTCGTCGCAACCACTCTCAGG ATAATGACTCCGATGAGGGGAACAGCGCATCAAAGACGGTAAATGAAGAAAAAAAGGTTGAAgagggtgagatggaggaggatgaagaagacgaggaggatgagggagaagatGGCCAGGGGAcggagagcggagaggagaggaagcagcTACAGTCGGGTGCCGTCACCGACCGCAACGAGTCACGGTCCTACGGCTCTGTGATGCACAAGTGTGAG GACTGTGGAAAGAAGTTCACCCACACGGGTAACTTCAAAAGACACATCcgcattcacacaggagagaaacctttcagCTGCCGTGACTGCCACAAGGCCTTCTCAGATCCGGCTGCCTGCAAGGCTCACGAGAAAACACACAG cccCCTGAAACCCTACTGCTGCTCCTCGTGTGGGAAGAGCTACCGGCAGATCAGCCTGCTCAACCTGCACCGGAAAAGGCACACAGGCAAGGCCCGATACAGCTGCAAGGACTGTGGCAAGCTCTTCACCACGTCTGGCAACCTGAAGCGCCACATTCTGGTGCACAGCGGCGAGAAGCCGTATCACTGCAACTATTGCGACCGGGCCTTCTCCGACCCCACCGCTAAGATGCGCCACCTGGAGACCCACGACGCAGACAAGGGCCACAGCTGTCCACACTGCGATAAGCGGTTCAACCAG ACTGGGAATCTAAAGGCTCACCTGAAGATCCACATCACAGACGGCCCTCTGAAGTGCAAAGAGTGTGGCAAACAGTTCACCACTTCCG GGAACTTGAAGAGACACCTGCGCGTGCACAGTGGGGAGAAGCCCTATATCTGTATGCACTGCCAGAGAGCTTTCGCTGACCCAGGGGCACTGCAGAGACACGAGCGCATACACACAG GGGAGAAGCCGTGTCTGTGCCTGATCTGTGGGAAGGGGTTCACCCAGGCCAGTTCACTCATTGCTCATGTACGCCAGCACACCGGAGAGAAGCCCTATGTCTGCGACCGCTGTGGCaaaag GTTTGTCCAGTCCAGTCAGCTGGCCAATCACATCCGTCACCATGATAACATCCGGCCACACAAGTGTCACAACTGCAAAAAGGCGTTTGTCAACGTCGGGGACCTCTCCAAGCATATCATCATTCACACAG GAGAGAAGCCCTTCCTGTGTGACAAGTGCGGTCGCGGGTTCAATCGTGTCGACAATCTACGCTCCCACGTAAAGACCGTCCACCAGGGTATGGCTGGGATGAAGCGCCTGGTGGTTGCCGGCGGTGACAGTGACGACGGGGGTGACGGGTTCCATGGCGGGTCGGCCTCGGAGATGGACGAAAATGAGATCAACATAGTCACCGTCACCGCTGAGGACATCGTCACCCTGGCGACGGAGGCCCTCGCTGGCAGCACTGTGTCCCAGCTGACAG TGGTGCCTGTGGCTGCATCAGTGTCAGCAGATGAGACGGAGGCTCTGAAAGCTGAGATCGCGAAGGCTGTGGAGAAGGTGCAGGAAGCAG acCCCAACACTCAGATCCTGTATGCATGCGACTCTTGCGGTGACAAGTTCCTGGACGCCAGCTCACTGGCCCAACATGTGCGAATCCACACGGCCCAGGCCCTGGTCATGTTCCAAGCTGACTCTGAATTCTACCATCAGTACACCGCAGCTGCCACCACCGTGGGGGAAGATGTTACCACAACCTGGCAACCCACTTCCGAGCAGGTCATCCAGGGAGGGGAGCTCGTCTTCCACACCCGAGAGGCTGAGGCGGAAGGGGATGAGGTGACTCAGGAGGTGGTGGCCCAAGCTGACCCCCAGCCAGAGGGGGAAGATGAGGCTGTGACAGAAGGAGAAGGACAAGGAGAAGAGATGGAGTGTGGAATATGCAGTGATGTGGCACTCAAGAATAAGAATAAAATGCAAAGCAGTCAAGATCTTACTGGGGTCTGA